In the Malaya genurostris strain Urasoe2022 chromosome 1, Malgen_1.1, whole genome shotgun sequence genome, one interval contains:
- the LOC131426064 gene encoding transcription factor grauzone-like, with amino-acid sequence MDNPLNQTAESCLTCTRKPLNFYRIVDTGDDRKPNISGILCRHFWFQEDEFQNDEIICKVCWEKVSEFHEFYLEVEKLHHSRKDSVPLPVAVKKEEEKDDDQDKEKDHLQDSLTETEIKAEPLVEVSVDQQTNSNTDFSEACSDTDYEPEEKEEPPRRKRKYTRRAPSERKVQKEKKSTYPYLPKTPEERESEDKFIRQHTRYMCEECNVEFDQFHLFQRHCLHTHGKEGFITCCGIRHRKRSVLFQHVQHALNPDAFKCEICGKTYKNRFGYNRHKKESHAPEEERVYKCHRCPKSFIKEGALKRHLDDHDTLDNGTAKCETCGKCFSNINILKNHIKYRHVKQTEYICDVCSKGFYMRSTFLTHRKTHEVPAEELRKQCTICSKWCKNHDYWRVHVRRHKNEGELSCDVCGHVSPNLMALKGHKSRMHSGPRVFPCTLCGKEYARAITLKEHVAAAHTGDVLYRCPHCDKTFNSSANMHSHRKKMHPKEWLEQRLAKYGNREHKLSAVGE; translated from the exons ATGGACAATCCTCTGAATCAAACAGCGGAAAGCTGTTTGACCTGTACGAGAAAACCGCTCAATTTCTATCGAATAGTCGACACCGGCGACGATCGAAAGCCAAATATCAGTGgtattctctgtaggcatttttggTTCCAG GAGGACGAGTTTCAAAATGATGAAATTATCTGCAAGGTGTGCTGGGAGAAAGTTTCCGAATTTCACGAGTTTTATTTGGAGGTGGAAAAACTGCATCACAGTAGAAAAGATTCCGTTCCGTTGCCGGTAGCCGTGAAAAAGGAGGAGGAAAAGGATGATGATCAGGATAAAGAAAAAGACCACCTACAAGACAGCCTCACCGAGACAGAAATCAAAGCGGAGCCATTAGTTGAGGTCAGCGTTGATCAGCAGACAAACTCGAACACGGATTTTTCCGAGGCATGTAGCGATACAGATTACGAACCGGAGGAGAAAGAAGAACCACCGCGAAGGAAACGGAAATATACGCGAAGAGCTCCCAGCGAACGGAAAGttcaaaaagaaaagaaaagcaCGTATCCGTATTTGCCGAAAACACCAGAAGAGCGCGAAAGCGAAGATAAGTTTATCAGACAGCATACGCGTTACATGTGCGAAGAGTGTAATGTCGAGTTCGATCagtttcatttatttcaacggCACTGTTTGCATACGCATGGCAAAGAAGGATTCATCACGTGCTGCGGTATAAGACATCGGAAGCGATCGGTTCTGTTTCAACACGTTCAGCATGCTCTGAATCCGGACGCTTTCAAGTGTGAAATCTGTGGTAAAACTTACAAGAATCGGTTCGGGTACAATCGTCACAAGAAGGAAAGTCATGCTCCGGAGGAGGAACGGGTATACAAATGTCACCGTTGCCCGAAATCATTCATCAAGGAAGGTGCTCTGAAACGGCATCTGGACGATCACGACACGCTCGACAATGGCACGGCCAAATGTGAAACGTGCGGGAAGTGCTTCAGCAACATTAACATATTGAAAAATCACATCAAATATCGACACGTCAAACAGACGGAGTACATCTGTGATGTGTGCTCGAAAGGGTTTTACATGCGATCTACTTTTCTAACGCACCGGAAGACCCACGAAGTGCCGGCGGAAGAGTTGCGTAAACAGTGCACAATTTGTTCCAAGTGGTGCAAGAATCACGATTACTGGCGAGTTCACGTGCGTCGACATAAAAATGAAGGCGAACTCAGTTGCGATGTGTGCGGTCATGTATCGCCAAATCTGATGGCTCTGAAgggacataaatcaagaatgcaTTCGGGCCCACGGGTGTTTCCTTGTACGCTCTGTGGGAAAGAGTATGCCCGTGCGATCACCTTGAAGGAACACGTGGCCGCCGCCCATACCGGCGATGTCCTGTATCGATGCCCACATTGTGATAAAACATTCAATTCTAGTGCCAACATGCACTCCCACCGAAAAAAGATGCACCCGAAAGAGTGGCTCGAACAGCGGTTAGCGAAATACGGTAATCGTGAGCATAAACTGTCAGCTGTCGGTGAATAA